One region of Niallia sp. Man26 genomic DNA includes:
- the mutS gene encoding DNA mismatch repair protein MutS, with translation MTTYTPMIQQYLQVKADYQDAFLFFRLGDFYEMFFDDAIKASQELEITLTSREGGGNERIPMCGVPHHSAKNYIEQLVERGYKVAICEQTEDPKQAKGVVRREVVQLITPGTMMEGRNLSDKENNYIATITVLDNHTYGFAYSDLSTGECKATKTTGFDAALNELSLSGAKEVIISPDFPEDSKKRMQERAHLTLSYENDAAVFEQYGVLLAEVHDEALQSTVSRLFAYLYRTQKRSLDHLQPVSVYVIDDFMKIDYFSKRNLELTETIRSKGKKGSLLWLLDETKTAMGGRLLKQWIDRPLLNRDKIAERQNMVEVMISHYFERMDLREKLKEVYDLERLAGRVAFGNVNARDLVQLKKSLQQIPAIQELVAQFGTNEANLLASELDPCEEVTDLLETAIVENPPLSVKEGNIILDGYNEELDKYRDASRNGKTWIAQLERQEREKTGIKSLKIGYNRVFGYYIEVTRANVHLLQEGQYERKQTLANAERYITPELKEKESLILQAEEKIVELEYDLFTIIRETVKDYIPRLQMLAKTVSALDVLQCFATVSEDRRYVKPAFSSERVLHIQNGRHPVVEKVMNSQSYVANGCLMDADRELLLITGPNMSGKSTYMRQVALTSILAQIGCFVPAEEATLPIFDQVFTRIGAADDLISGQSTFMVEMLEARNALLHATKDSLILFDEIGRGTSTYDGMALAQAIIEHIHDIVGAKTLFSTHYHELTVLDQELARLSNVHVSAMEQNGKVVFLHKIKEGAADKSYGIHVAQLAELPPELIDRAQELLLSLEQKEDGKQAAAQVIVKEETPAVESNGDAQLSFFDEMQNQKPAAKLAGKEKQILQKIKSLDILDMTPMQALNTLYELHKKIKND, from the coding sequence ATGACAACGTACACGCCCATGATACAACAATATTTACAAGTAAAGGCAGATTATCAGGATGCCTTTTTATTTTTCCGTTTAGGCGATTTTTACGAAATGTTTTTTGATGATGCAATTAAAGCATCACAAGAATTGGAAATCACGCTGACGAGCAGGGAAGGCGGGGGAAATGAACGGATTCCAATGTGCGGAGTTCCCCACCATTCAGCGAAGAACTATATCGAGCAGCTCGTTGAGCGCGGCTATAAGGTGGCAATATGCGAGCAGACAGAAGACCCGAAGCAGGCAAAGGGAGTTGTCCGCAGGGAAGTTGTTCAGCTGATTACACCTGGAACGATGATGGAAGGGCGAAACCTTTCCGATAAGGAAAATAACTATATTGCCACAATCACGGTATTGGATAACCATACATATGGTTTTGCCTATAGTGATCTGTCAACAGGTGAGTGTAAAGCGACTAAAACAACGGGTTTTGATGCAGCTTTAAATGAATTGTCCTTGTCAGGAGCAAAGGAGGTCATCATCAGCCCAGATTTTCCAGAAGACAGCAAAAAACGCATGCAGGAGCGTGCTCATTTAACTTTGTCCTATGAAAACGATGCTGCTGTTTTCGAGCAGTATGGTGTGTTGTTGGCTGAAGTCCATGATGAAGCACTGCAATCTACTGTGAGCCGATTGTTTGCTTATCTTTACCGTACACAAAAACGAAGCCTTGATCACTTGCAGCCCGTGTCTGTATATGTGATTGATGACTTTATGAAAATTGATTATTTCTCAAAACGCAATCTTGAACTGACAGAAACAATCCGCTCGAAAGGGAAAAAAGGCTCTTTGCTGTGGCTGTTGGATGAGACGAAAACAGCAATGGGAGGCAGGCTCTTAAAGCAATGGATTGACCGTCCGCTCTTGAACAGAGATAAAATCGCTGAAAGACAAAACATGGTAGAGGTCATGATCAGCCATTATTTCGAAAGAATGGACTTGCGCGAAAAGCTGAAGGAAGTGTACGACCTAGAAAGACTTGCCGGAAGAGTTGCTTTCGGGAATGTGAATGCACGGGATCTTGTGCAGTTGAAGAAATCGCTGCAGCAAATTCCGGCAATTCAAGAGCTTGTCGCTCAATTCGGCACTAATGAAGCAAACTTGCTTGCAAGTGAACTGGACCCTTGTGAAGAGGTTACAGATTTGCTGGAAACAGCGATTGTGGAAAATCCGCCGCTATCTGTCAAGGAAGGCAATATCATTCTTGATGGTTATAATGAAGAGCTTGACAAATACAGAGATGCGAGCCGCAACGGTAAAACCTGGATTGCCCAGCTAGAACGGCAAGAGCGGGAAAAAACAGGGATTAAGTCGTTAAAAATCGGTTATAACCGTGTGTTTGGCTACTATATAGAAGTGACGAGAGCAAATGTGCATTTGCTGCAGGAAGGCCAATACGAGCGAAAACAAACATTGGCAAATGCAGAACGTTATATAACACCAGAGCTGAAGGAAAAAGAGAGCCTGATTTTACAGGCAGAAGAAAAAATAGTAGAGCTGGAATACGACTTGTTCACAATCATCCGTGAAACGGTGAAAGACTATATTCCAAGACTGCAGATGTTAGCGAAAACCGTCAGCGCACTAGATGTGCTCCAATGCTTCGCAACCGTCAGCGAAGACCGCCGTTATGTGAAACCTGCTTTTTCTTCTGAAAGAGTGCTGCACATTCAAAATGGACGCCATCCTGTTGTCGAGAAGGTGATGAATTCACAAAGCTATGTGGCTAATGGCTGTTTAATGGATGCTGACAGAGAGCTGCTGCTCATTACAGGTCCGAATATGTCTGGTAAAAGCACGTATATGAGGCAAGTGGCTTTAACTAGCATTCTTGCACAAATCGGCTGCTTTGTCCCGGCAGAGGAAGCGACATTGCCAATCTTTGACCAAGTATTCACTAGAATCGGGGCAGCAGATGATTTGATTTCTGGACAAAGTACCTTTATGGTAGAAATGCTAGAAGCTCGCAATGCCTTGCTGCATGCAACAAAGGACAGTTTGATTTTATTTGATGAAATTGGCCGGGGGACAAGCACCTATGATGGCATGGCCCTTGCTCAAGCAATAATTGAGCATATTCATGATATAGTCGGTGCGAAAACATTATTCTCTACCCATTATCATGAGCTCACAGTGCTCGATCAAGAGCTTGCCCGCCTAAGCAATGTTCATGTAAGTGCCATGGAGCAAAACGGCAAAGTCGTCTTCCTTCATAAGATTAAAGAAGGAGCGGCAGACAAGAGCTACGGAATTCATGTCGCACAATTGGCAGAGCTTCCGCCAGAGCTGATTGACAGGGCACAGGAGCTTCTGTTGTCACTTGAGCAGAAAGAAGATGGCAAGCAAGCTGCTGCACAAGTGATTGTGAAGGAGGAAACTCCAGCAGTTGAGAGTAATGGAGATGCCCAGCTGTCATTCTTTGATGAAATGCAAAACCAAAAACCTGCTGCTAAATTGGCAGGAAAGGAAAAACAAATTCTTCAGAAAATCAAATCACTCGATATTTTAGATATGACACCAATGCAGGCATTAAACACATTATATGAACTGCATAAAAAGATAAAAAACGATTAA
- a CDS encoding GNAT family N-acetyltransferase, producing the protein MNIRKLSVNETPPLTLLLSADPSSSHIHDYLSRGQCFVADSNNTIAGVYVLLPTRPKVVELVNIAVAEAMQGRGIGKLLVHDAINWARQQGFRQIDVGTGNSSIGQLAFYQKCRFRIVGIDFDFFKDYEEEIIENGIICRDMIRLSLEL; encoded by the coding sequence ATGAATATACGTAAACTGTCAGTAAATGAAACACCTCCGTTAACACTGCTGCTGTCTGCAGATCCTTCTTCTAGTCATATCCATGATTATTTAAGCAGAGGACAATGTTTTGTGGCAGACAGTAATAACACAATAGCAGGTGTATATGTTCTTCTGCCAACACGACCTAAAGTTGTGGAATTAGTGAATATTGCAGTCGCTGAAGCGATGCAAGGACGCGGTATCGGAAAGCTGCTTGTGCATGATGCCATTAATTGGGCAAGACAGCAAGGATTCAGGCAGATAGACGTTGGCACAGGCAACTCGAGTATCGGTCAGCTGGCATTTTATCAGAAATGCAGGTTCCGTATTGTTGGTATCGATTTTGATTTCTTTAAAGATTATGAGGAAGAAATCATTGAAAACGGGATTATATGCAGAGACATGATTCGGCTTTCGCTGGAACTGTAG
- a CDS encoding ketoacyl-ACP synthase III — MANQVKIKGVSIAHPETKYDNQFFIDHFHALGLEAEGLMNHLGRKERYLVNPEKENTITMASEAAVKALDSTNTKAEELDMIVFVSDTPEYTYPSNALLLNRILGAKNAHIVYDMNANCIGMLSAIDQVNAFLKSRADLQRALIIGSVYVSNIARKDDTVMYPNFADGACAVVLEKTEEPIGLIASNYHTDASLADFVMYPAVGFSQLFNENIPAASKKLRFDPHDVSFFSDEWKKLITAMLSRHNVQPAEIDHWIFSQFSRPEVEEALQKLKVGLDNYTFVGEKFGYTGVTSPIFALHDALERKRIKDGDKVVFCSVAVGYSMSSLLYQF, encoded by the coding sequence TTGGCTAATCAAGTCAAAATTAAGGGTGTTAGCATTGCCCACCCAGAAACAAAATATGATAATCAGTTTTTTATAGACCATTTTCACGCATTAGGCCTAGAAGCAGAAGGATTGATGAACCATCTTGGCAGGAAAGAACGATATTTAGTTAATCCGGAGAAAGAAAACACCATTACGATGGCAAGCGAAGCAGCAGTAAAAGCACTTGATAGTACTAATACTAAAGCAGAAGAACTGGATATGATTGTTTTTGTCTCTGACACACCTGAATACACTTATCCAAGCAACGCACTTCTCCTTAATCGTATATTAGGGGCGAAAAATGCTCATATTGTCTATGATATGAATGCTAACTGTATTGGAATGCTGTCAGCTATTGATCAAGTGAATGCATTTTTGAAGAGCCGTGCAGACCTTCAGAGAGCACTTATTATCGGCAGTGTGTATGTAAGCAATATCGCCAGAAAAGATGATACTGTTATGTATCCTAACTTTGCAGACGGCGCATGTGCTGTAGTTCTGGAAAAAACAGAAGAGCCTATTGGACTTATAGCAAGCAATTATCACACAGATGCAAGTCTTGCAGACTTCGTCATGTATCCAGCTGTAGGATTTTCTCAACTGTTTAATGAGAACATCCCTGCTGCAAGTAAAAAACTTCGGTTTGATCCCCATGATGTCAGCTTTTTCTCTGACGAATGGAAAAAGCTGATTACTGCCATGCTCTCTCGGCATAATGTGCAGCCAGCGGAGATTGACCACTGGATTTTTTCTCAGTTTTCCAGACCAGAAGTGGAAGAAGCATTGCAGAAACTTAAGGTTGGTCTAGACAACTATACATTTGTAGGTGAAAAGTTTGGTTATACAGGCGTAACCAGCCCGATATTTGCGCTCCATGATGCTCTTGAACGAAAAAGAATAAAAGACGGAGATAAGGTAGTTTTTTGCTCTGTAGCTGTCGGCTATAGTATGTCATCACTTTTATATCAATTTTAG
- a CDS encoding outer spore coat protein CotE codes for MGEYREIITKAVVAKGRKFTKSNHTICPDNSPSSILGCWIINHTYEAEKNGKTVEISGYYDINVWYSYNDNTQTEVVTERVEYTDIVKLKYRDPDCLDDHDVIARVLQQPNCIEAVISPNGNKIIVHVEREFLVEVIGETKVVVEVFPEHKEHDGDDVWGLDVEDEEFEDLNPDFLVGSEEE; via the coding sequence ATGGGAGAATATAGAGAGATTATTACAAAGGCAGTCGTTGCGAAAGGACGTAAATTTACAAAATCCAACCATACGATCTGCCCAGACAACAGCCCTTCCAGCATTTTAGGGTGCTGGATCATCAACCATACGTACGAAGCGGAAAAGAATGGCAAGACAGTAGAAATAAGCGGTTACTACGATATCAACGTTTGGTATTCCTATAACGACAACACACAAACAGAAGTCGTAACTGAACGGGTTGAATATACAGATATCGTGAAATTAAAATATCGTGATCCAGATTGCCTTGATGATCATGATGTGATTGCACGTGTGCTTCAGCAACCGAACTGCATTGAAGCAGTTATCTCACCAAACGGCAACAAAATCATCGTTCATGTGGAAAGAGAATTTTTAGTGGAAGTAATCGGGGAAACAAAAGTAGTTGTTGAAGTGTTCCCAGAGCATAAAGAACATGATGGCGATGATGTATGGGGCTTGGATGTTGAGGATGAAGAGTTTGAAGATTTGAACCCTGATTTCCTTGTAGGCTCAGAAGAAGAATAG